A genomic region of Anaerolineales bacterium contains the following coding sequences:
- a CDS encoding biotin/lipoyl-binding protein, with amino-acid sequence MKFSFDYRGQVQTVEVLSLATTLEMTINGELLRAEPGHAQPLWLQVGGQSVPVRWARDGRAIWLHLLGHTYLLRRSPGQHSAGPTGGAERSLRAPMPGQVRKVLVQPGEMVAAGAVLVLLEAMKMEVRIVANQAAKVAQIAVSEGQNVDKEQILVELEPEDGG; translated from the coding sequence ATGAAGTTTTCGTTTGACTATCGTGGCCAGGTGCAAACCGTTGAAGTACTGAGCCTGGCTACTACACTGGAAATGACGATCAACGGGGAGTTGCTGCGCGCCGAGCCTGGCCATGCGCAGCCGTTGTGGCTGCAGGTGGGCGGGCAGTCTGTGCCGGTGCGCTGGGCCCGCGATGGCCGCGCTATTTGGCTGCACCTGCTTGGCCACACCTACCTGCTGCGCCGCAGCCCCGGCCAGCACAGTGCCGGGCCTACTGGGGGCGCCGAACGCAGCCTGCGCGCGCCGATGCCGGGCCAGGTGCGCAAAGTGCTGGTGCAGCCCGGCGAGATGGTTGCCGCCGGCGCCGTGCTGGTGTTACTGGAAGCGATGAAGATGGAAGTGCGTATTGTGGCCAACCAGGCTGCAAAAGTGGCGCAGATTGCGGTTTCTGAGGGCCAGAACGTGGATAAAGAGCAAATCCTAGTGGAATTGGAGCCTGAAGATGGCGGGTAA
- a CDS encoding ATP-grasp domain-containing protein, protein MPAFPFTKVLIANRGEIAVRIAQACKKLGLGSVAVYSAADEGALHTQVADAALPLGPAAAQQSYLDASKLLQAAKQSGADALHPGYGFLAENAEFAQAVIDAGLVWVGPPPAAMRAMGDKAQARQLMLQAGVPVLPGYQGEDSDAALQAAAAEIGYPLLVKAAAGGGGVGQRVVVAAEELAQAMAAARREAANAFGDQRLVLEKYLAVARHVEVQVLGDQHGTLLHLFERECSLQRRRQKVVEETPSPLLDNTLRQAMCAAALAAAAAVGYTNAGTVEFLVDPATREFYFLEMNTRLQVEHPITELTTGLDIVEWQLRVAAGEALPFSQAELAQRGHAIECRIYAEDPAAGFLPQAGRVLHLQWPAESRVDAGVIEGQPVSVHYDPLLAKLSVHAADRQQALAAMQAALAHTVLLGVGHNIDFLQAVLAHPGVTAGNFDTQTLERDFAHWQPAAELPSAALLAATLLSLPAETQTAAGGVDPYSPWAHPSGFRMSGERK, encoded by the coding sequence ATGCCCGCATTTCCATTCACAAAAGTGCTGATCGCCAACCGCGGCGAGATTGCCGTGCGCATTGCGCAGGCCTGCAAGAAGCTGGGCCTGGGCAGTGTGGCGGTCTATTCCGCTGCGGATGAGGGCGCCTTGCATACCCAAGTGGCCGATGCCGCGCTACCCCTGGGCCCCGCGGCCGCGCAGCAATCGTATTTAGATGCCAGCAAGCTATTGCAGGCCGCCAAGCAAAGCGGCGCTGATGCGCTGCACCCCGGCTATGGCTTTCTGGCTGAGAATGCTGAGTTTGCCCAGGCGGTGATAGATGCCGGCTTGGTGTGGGTTGGCCCACCACCGGCAGCGATGCGCGCCATGGGTGATAAAGCCCAAGCGCGCCAACTGATGCTGCAAGCGGGCGTGCCGGTTTTGCCGGGATACCAGGGCGAAGACAGTGATGCCGCGCTGCAAGCTGCCGCAGCAGAGATTGGCTATCCATTGCTGGTGAAGGCTGCGGCTGGGGGCGGCGGCGTGGGCCAGCGCGTGGTAGTGGCCGCCGAAGAGTTGGCGCAAGCCATGGCCGCGGCACGGCGTGAAGCCGCCAACGCCTTTGGTGATCAGCGCCTGGTGTTGGAAAAATATCTGGCGGTCGCCCGCCATGTGGAAGTGCAAGTGCTCGGCGATCAGCATGGCACGCTGCTGCACTTGTTTGAGCGTGAATGCTCATTGCAGCGCCGGCGGCAAAAAGTGGTAGAAGAAACGCCCTCGCCCCTGCTGGATAACACGCTACGCCAGGCAATGTGCGCCGCCGCGCTGGCGGCCGCCGCGGCAGTAGGTTACACCAATGCCGGCACGGTGGAATTCTTGGTAGACCCTGCTACGCGTGAATTCTATTTTCTAGAGATGAACACGCGCTTACAGGTCGAGCATCCGATCACCGAACTCACTACGGGATTGGATATTGTGGAGTGGCAGCTGCGCGTGGCCGCGGGGGAAGCGCTGCCATTCAGCCAAGCCGAGCTGGCCCAGCGTGGCCATGCCATCGAATGCCGCATTTATGCGGAAGACCCGGCCGCCGGTTTCCTGCCGCAGGCTGGGCGCGTGTTGCATTTGCAGTGGCCGGCGGAGAGCCGCGTAGATGCTGGCGTCATCGAGGGCCAGCCAGTTAGCGTCCACTATGACCCGCTGCTCGCCAAACTGAGTGTGCACGCCGCAGACCGCCAGCAAGCACTGGCCGCCATGCAGGCCGCTCTGGCCCACACGGTGCTGCTGGGCGTGGGCCATAACATCGACTTTTTGCAGGCGGTGTTGGCGCACCCCGGGGTAACCGCGGGCAATTTTGATACGCAAACACTCGAACGCGATTTCGCCCACTGGCAGCCTGCGGCCGAGTTGCCCAGTGCCGCGTTGTTGGCGGCCACCTTGCTATCGTTGCCAGCGGAAACCCAAACTGCCGCGGGGGGCGTAGACCCTTATTCTCCGTGGGCGCACCCTAGCGGCTTTCGTATGAGTGGTGAGCGGAAATGA
- a CDS encoding endonuclease MutS2, which yields MDEKALQTLEFPKVLARLAEHCGFSVSHERALALRPAADIAAARRRLAETAEARALLETQPKLGVGGARDVRPALGNARRGMALTAAELLDIKGTLVAARTLARQLQDAEASYPLLAELAAQMPQPQGLVDAISQAISERGQILDSASDALGEIRSQLAVAHERLLSRMQKMLSSEPYTKALQEPIFTQREGRYVLPIRAEERSRVKGVVHDQSASGATLFIEPLGVVELNNTWRELQLAEREEERRILLALTALVQTHAETIASALDGLAALDLVFACAKYAEQLRAHAPELVPLQPHAPGPHPGVTLRLFDARHPLLDPEKVVSSDIELFPENYCLVITGPNTGGKTVTLKTVGLLALMGQSGLHIPAAAGSQLSFFESVYADIGDEQSIEQSLSTFSGHITNIVRILGQADARSLVIFDELGAGTDPQEGAALARALLDWLVRRGITTLVATHYSELKAYAQGTRGVVNASVEFDLKTLAPTYRLTVGLPGRSNALAIAKRLGLAEDILAQARSGIDPADLKAEDLLDDIHRERQRAEQAHARAAEAERAAERLRAELAERLEQIEDERVQVLEQARQQAKDELHTIKSQAGRLRADLARERQPLEKVQALRQAAEALEEQVAEPVRRQVVPESAPGRPLRLGDAVRVRSLGARGIVIGLSAEEAELQVGALRARARLTDLELLDEKSEDKPSEWQGTLQLPAAVPGEVSLRGMRFEDAYNKLDAYLDAAYASGLRSARVIHGKGTGTLREMARDMLRKRDYIEHYDFANPHEGGEGVTVAYFR from the coding sequence ATGGACGAAAAAGCCCTACAAACGCTGGAGTTTCCCAAGGTCTTGGCGCGCCTGGCCGAGCACTGCGGATTTAGCGTATCGCACGAGCGTGCCCTGGCGCTGCGCCCGGCGGCGGATATTGCCGCGGCGCGTCGCCGCCTGGCCGAGACCGCGGAGGCGCGCGCCCTGCTGGAAACGCAGCCCAAGCTGGGCGTGGGCGGTGCCCGCGATGTGCGCCCGGCGCTGGGCAACGCCCGGCGCGGCATGGCACTGACTGCCGCCGAGTTGCTGGATATCAAAGGCACCTTGGTGGCGGCGCGCACTTTGGCGCGCCAATTGCAAGATGCCGAGGCCAGCTACCCACTGTTGGCTGAACTGGCCGCGCAGATGCCGCAACCGCAGGGGCTGGTGGATGCGATCAGCCAGGCCATCTCCGAGCGCGGCCAGATTCTGGATAGTGCTTCGGATGCGCTGGGCGAGATCCGCAGCCAGTTGGCGGTGGCCCATGAACGCCTGCTCAGCCGTATGCAGAAGATGCTGAGTAGCGAACCGTATACCAAGGCATTGCAAGAGCCGATCTTCACCCAGCGCGAGGGGCGCTATGTGCTGCCGATCCGCGCTGAAGAGCGCAGCCGCGTTAAAGGCGTGGTGCACGATCAATCCGCCAGTGGCGCCACCTTGTTCATTGAGCCGCTGGGAGTGGTGGAGCTCAACAACACCTGGCGCGAACTGCAACTGGCTGAGCGCGAAGAGGAGCGCCGCATCCTGCTGGCGCTCACCGCCCTGGTACAAACCCACGCCGAAACCATCGCCAGCGCGTTGGATGGCCTGGCGGCGCTGGACCTGGTTTTTGCCTGCGCCAAGTATGCCGAGCAGTTGCGTGCCCATGCCCCGGAGCTGGTGCCGCTGCAGCCGCATGCGCCCGGCCCGCACCCCGGCGTTACCCTGCGCCTATTTGACGCGCGCCACCCATTGCTGGACCCCGAAAAAGTCGTCTCTTCGGATATTGAGTTATTTCCAGAGAACTATTGCCTGGTGATTACCGGGCCCAATACCGGTGGCAAAACGGTCACGCTCAAAACGGTGGGCCTACTGGCACTGATGGGACAGAGTGGCTTGCACATTCCCGCCGCAGCGGGCAGCCAACTCTCATTTTTTGAGTCGGTATATGCAGATATTGGTGATGAGCAATCGATTGAGCAGTCACTATCCACGTTTTCCGGCCATATCACCAACATTGTGCGCATTCTCGGCCAGGCCGACGCGCGTTCCCTGGTGATCTTCGATGAACTCGGGGCCGGCACGGACCCGCAAGAGGGGGCTGCGCTGGCGCGGGCGCTGTTGGATTGGCTGGTGCGGCGCGGCATCACCACTCTGGTGGCCACGCACTACTCCGAACTCAAAGCCTATGCCCAGGGCACCCGCGGCGTGGTGAATGCCAGCGTGGAATTTGATCTAAAGACGCTGGCGCCTACCTACCGCCTCACTGTGGGTTTGCCGGGGCGCTCCAATGCGCTGGCCATCGCCAAGCGGCTTGGCCTGGCGGAGGATATTCTGGCCCAGGCGCGCAGCGGCATTGACCCCGCGGATCTGAAGGCTGAAGACTTGCTGGATGATATTCACCGTGAGCGCCAGCGCGCCGAGCAAGCCCACGCGCGCGCCGCCGAGGCCGAGCGTGCCGCCGAGCGCCTGCGCGCCGAATTGGCCGAGCGTTTGGAGCAAATAGAAGATGAGCGCGTGCAGGTGTTGGAGCAGGCGCGCCAACAAGCCAAAGACGAATTACACACCATCAAATCGCAGGCCGGCCGGCTGCGGGCGGACCTGGCGCGTGAGCGCCAACCGCTGGAAAAAGTGCAGGCGCTGAGGCAAGCGGCCGAAGCCCTCGAAGAGCAGGTCGCCGAACCGGTGCGGCGCCAAGTGGTGCCCGAATCCGCCCCCGGGCGCCCCTTGCGCCTGGGCGATGCGGTGCGCGTGCGCAGCCTGGGGGCACGCGGCATCGTGATCGGTCTGAGCGCAGAAGAGGCTGAGTTGCAAGTCGGCGCGCTGCGGGCGCGGGCACGCCTTACGGATCTGGAGCTACTCGACGAGAAAAGCGAGGATAAGCCCAGTGAATGGCAGGGCACGCTGCAATTGCCCGCGGCGGTGCCAGGTGAGGTTTCACTGCGCGGTATGCGTTTTGAAGACGCTTACAACAAGCTGGATGCCTACCTAGATGCTGCCTACGCTTCAGGCTTGCGCTCGGCGCGTGTGATCCACGGCAAGGGCACGGGCACGCTGCGCGAAATGGCGCGCGACATGTTGCGCAAACGTGACTACATCGAGCATTACGATTTTGCCAACCCGCACGAAGGCGGCGAAGGCGTCACTGTCGCCTATTTTCGCTAA
- a CDS encoding stage V sporulation protein S, translating into MDVIKVSGASRTAAVAGAIAGVFREHRRAEVQAIGAGAVNQALKAMVLARGYLLADGYSIFCTPEFADVEIDGKVRTAIKLVVECHPVTVSENENAAE; encoded by the coding sequence ATGGACGTTATCAAGGTTTCAGGTGCTTCGCGCACCGCAGCAGTAGCAGGCGCTATTGCTGGGGTGTTCAGAGAACACAGGCGGGCTGAAGTACAAGCCATTGGAGCTGGCGCAGTCAACCAGGCGTTAAAAGCGATGGTGTTGGCTCGGGGCTATCTACTCGCCGATGGCTATAGCATTTTTTGCACACCGGAGTTTGCCGACGTGGAGATTGATGGCAAGGTGCGCACGGCGATCAAGCTGGTTGTAGAGTGCCATCCGGTGACCGTCTCAGAAAACGAAAACGCCGCTGAATAG
- a CDS encoding deoxynucleoside kinase encodes MKHFVAVAGNIGVGKSTLVGKLATHLQWNPYYEPVAENPYLEDFYTDMRSWAFQSQVFFLRHRLSMHLGLLADPNSVIQDRSVYEDAEIFAKNLYLSGQMDERDYASYRDLYRLLCDLLRPPDLVIYLRASVPTLQRRIAQRGRDFEAKISTEYLEQLNGLYEDWVTNFTLCPVLTVPTDNMNFVTHDGLVELVKLKMSEKLMGKEEVVFLPEEVETFASYTMHE; translated from the coding sequence ATGAAGCATTTTGTGGCGGTGGCTGGAAACATTGGCGTCGGAAAATCGACCTTGGTGGGGAAGCTCGCCACACATTTGCAATGGAACCCGTACTACGAACCGGTAGCAGAGAATCCGTATCTTGAAGATTTCTATACCGATATGCGTAGCTGGGCCTTCCAATCCCAAGTATTCTTTTTGCGTCACCGCCTCAGCATGCACCTTGGCCTGCTGGCCGATCCCAACTCCGTGATCCAGGACCGTTCGGTCTACGAAGACGCCGAGATCTTCGCCAAGAACTTGTACCTCTCAGGCCAGATGGATGAGCGCGATTACGCCTCGTACCGCGATCTGTACCGCTTGCTGTGCGATCTGCTGCGCCCGCCTGACCTGGTGATCTACCTGCGGGCTTCAGTGCCCACATTGCAGCGCCGCATTGCCCAACGTGGCCGTGATTTTGAAGCCAAGATCAGCACTGAGTATCTGGAGCAACTGAATGGCTTGTACGAAGATTGGGTGACCAACTTCACCTTATGCCCGGTGCTGACTGTGCCCACGGACAACATGAACTTCGTTACCCATGATGGCCTGGTGGAACTGGTCAAACTTAAAATGAGTGAGAAGTTGATGGGCAAAGAAGAGGTTGTCTTCCTGCCTGAAGAAGTGGAAACTTTCGCAAGTTACACGATGCACGAATAA
- a CDS encoding PEP/pyruvate-binding domain-containing protein — protein sequence MTLPLNSIDPAYRIYLTLAQYPTLRRRIRTKMRNELFERGILTSAAFEEMVRHQAIDSQQREGVVDALSDEAPEEWKLRLDVVRDQLTDLSFANNLPFDIFERLVKDVLAERGAESEDLLRTFNPELASQEALFEQAQAISRMAPEQRRRHEAREREIKVVLLKSMISDQLAYINIAKDWFTLDDLLEIRRYKIGKGKVGGKAAGMLLALRILQAVAEEDIVASVDIPDSYFLGADVMYAFMSNNGMMHWADQKYKDEDQIHNEFEQIQQEYAAGSFPEDILTELSIMLEKIGKQPIIVRSSSLLEDNFGSSFAGKYASFFCPNQASHAENLRALTQAIAAVYASALNPDALLYRRSHGLEDYDERLAVLIQVVQGEAYGHYYFPHFAGVAFSRNMFRWSPQIKRHAGFVRLVAGMGTRAVDQVGNDYPRLVALSHPELRAQRDPRDINVYSQHFIDVIDLQDNAFKTLPVGEVLDGRYPHLRLAASQYKDGDLSPIRSSLAPESQLVLTFDGVVRNTPFAERMRRILAHLEKKYSSPVDMEFTLRVHTRDAKPEIELFILQCRPQSHLNEVAVRLPELMDKQRIVFSTSKAALHGRASGIRYALFVTPEGYYGLPNSQARGELTRAISKINKLLEGEEFICVGPGRWGTSTPDLGVSVSYADIYNTRALVELSGAGLGPAPEPSYGTHFFQDLIESRIYPLAVHLDDADAIFNRSFFYEGRNHLLDWAPELEGLQNTLRLLHVEDSAPGQVLELIMDSEAGRTVAFFEEESKNE from the coding sequence ATGACGCTGCCGCTCAACTCGATCGATCCCGCCTATCGCATCTATCTCACCCTGGCGCAGTATCCCACCCTGCGCCGGCGCATCCGCACCAAGATGCGCAATGAGCTCTTCGAACGCGGCATCCTCACCTCGGCGGCGTTTGAGGAGATGGTGCGCCACCAGGCCATCGATTCACAGCAACGCGAAGGCGTGGTGGATGCGCTCAGCGATGAGGCGCCCGAGGAATGGAAGCTGCGCCTGGATGTGGTGCGCGACCAGCTGACCGATCTGAGTTTTGCCAACAATCTGCCCTTTGACATCTTTGAGCGCCTGGTGAAAGACGTGCTGGCCGAGCGCGGTGCCGAGAGCGAAGACCTGCTGCGCACCTTCAACCCGGAACTGGCCTCGCAAGAGGCGTTGTTTGAGCAGGCCCAGGCGATCTCACGCATGGCGCCCGAACAGCGCCGCCGCCATGAGGCGCGCGAGCGTGAGATCAAAGTGGTGCTGCTCAAATCGATGATCTCCGACCAATTGGCCTACATCAACATCGCCAAAGATTGGTTCACCCTGGATGATCTGCTGGAGATCCGCCGCTACAAGATCGGCAAGGGCAAAGTGGGCGGCAAGGCCGCCGGCATGCTGCTGGCCTTGCGCATCTTGCAGGCAGTGGCTGAGGAAGACATCGTCGCCTCGGTGGATATTCCTGATTCGTACTTTCTGGGGGCCGACGTGATGTATGCCTTCATGTCCAACAACGGCATGATGCACTGGGCCGATCAAAAATACAAAGACGAAGACCAAATTCACAATGAATTTGAGCAGATCCAACAGGAATACGCTGCGGGCAGCTTTCCTGAAGATATCTTGACCGAGCTTTCGATCATGTTGGAGAAGATCGGCAAGCAACCCATCATCGTGCGCTCCAGCAGCCTGCTGGAAGACAACTTTGGCTCCTCCTTTGCTGGCAAGTACGCCAGCTTCTTCTGCCCCAACCAGGCCAGCCATGCCGAGAACCTGCGCGCCCTGACCCAGGCGATCGCCGCGGTGTACGCCAGCGCGCTCAACCCCGATGCGCTGCTCTACCGCCGTTCGCATGGCCTGGAGGATTACGACGAGCGCCTGGCCGTACTGATCCAGGTGGTGCAGGGCGAAGCCTATGGCCACTATTACTTTCCGCACTTCGCCGGGGTGGCCTTCAGCCGTAACATGTTCCGCTGGTCGCCGCAGATCAAACGCCATGCCGGCTTTGTGCGCCTGGTGGCCGGCATGGGCACGCGGGCGGTTGACCAGGTCGGCAATGATTACCCGCGCTTGGTGGCGCTGAGCCACCCGGAACTGCGCGCCCAGCGCGATCCGCGCGATATCAACGTCTATTCGCAGCATTTTATTGACGTGATCGACCTGCAAGACAATGCCTTCAAGACCCTGCCGGTCGGCGAGGTGCTGGATGGGCGCTACCCGCACCTGCGCCTGGCGGCTTCGCAATACAAGGACGGCGATCTGAGCCCGATCCGCTCCAGCCTGGCGCCGGAGAGCCAATTGGTGCTGACCTTTGATGGGGTGGTGCGCAATACGCCCTTTGCCGAGCGCATGCGGCGCATTCTGGCGCATCTCGAAAAGAAATACAGCTCGCCAGTGGATATGGAATTCACCCTGCGCGTGCACACGCGCGACGCAAAGCCGGAAATTGAGTTATTTATCTTGCAGTGCCGCCCACAAAGCCACCTGAATGAGGTGGCAGTGCGCCTGCCCGAGCTGATGGATAAGCAGCGCATTGTCTTCTCCACCAGCAAGGCCGCCTTGCACGGGCGCGCCAGCGGCATTCGCTACGCCCTGTTTGTGACGCCCGAAGGCTATTACGGCCTGCCCAACAGCCAGGCACGCGGCGAGCTGACCCGTGCGATCAGCAAGATCAATAAGCTGTTGGAAGGGGAGGAGTTCATCTGTGTGGGCCCGGGCCGCTGGGGCACCAGCACGCCTGATCTGGGGGTCAGCGTCAGCTATGCGGACATTTACAACACGCGGGCCCTGGTAGAACTCTCCGGGGCGGGGTTGGGGCCGGCGCCCGAACCCTCGTATGGCACCCATTTTTTCCAGGATTTGATCGAATCGCGCATCTATCCGCTGGCGGTGCACCTGGATGACGCCGACGCGATCTTCAATCGCAGCTTCTTTTATGAAGGCCGCAACCATCTGCTGGATTGGGCGCCCGAATTGGAAGGATTGCAGAACACTTTAAGGTTGTTACACGTTGAGGATAGTGCGCCTGGCCAGGTACTGGAGCTTATAATGGACTCCGAAGCGGGGCGCACTGTGGCATTTTTCGAAGAGGAGAGCAAGAACGAATGA
- the dnaN gene encoding DNA polymerase III subunit beta: MKVSVPQENLAQGLNIVSRAVSSRSTYPVLANVLISAENGRLKLSATDREMGITCWINAKISEEGATTVPARTLIDLVSTFPGETIELDLAVRTQTLHIKAGRAKAEIKGIDAQEFPPMPEPDKASGIELPAGDFKEMIQQVVFAASKDDARPVLTGVLTTVEGNDLSLVAADGFRLSIRKAKLGSKADQAMRAIIPARALSEVARIATDDKDNISMVMPPGRGQVIFSMKNAELRCQLVEGAFPEIQQIVPTSFKTRTVVATDAFLKAARQAEIFARESSHITRLDIKPGEGNSPGVVDISATAEETGSNDSKVDATVEGNSVLIAFNVRYLREALEAMKAPNVALETTAAAAPGVLRPMGNDDFLHVIMPMHLGK; the protein is encoded by the coding sequence ATGAAAGTCTCCGTTCCTCAAGAGAATCTGGCCCAGGGCCTCAACATCGTCTCGCGCGCCGTTTCCTCGCGCAGCACCTACCCTGTTTTGGCGAATGTGCTCATTTCTGCCGAGAACGGGCGCCTAAAACTGTCGGCGACGGACCGCGAGATGGGCATTACCTGCTGGATCAACGCCAAGATCAGTGAGGAAGGCGCCACCACGGTGCCGGCGCGCACCCTGATCGACCTGGTGTCCACCTTCCCTGGTGAGACGATCGAGCTGGACCTGGCGGTGCGTACGCAGACCCTGCACATCAAGGCCGGCCGCGCCAAAGCAGAGATCAAAGGCATCGATGCGCAAGAATTCCCGCCGATGCCCGAACCCGACAAAGCCAGCGGCATTGAATTGCCCGCCGGTGATTTCAAAGAAATGATCCAACAGGTGGTGTTTGCCGCCTCGAAGGATGACGCCCGCCCCGTGCTCACCGGCGTGCTCACTACCGTTGAAGGCAATGACCTCAGCCTGGTGGCCGCCGATGGCTTCCGCCTTTCGATTCGTAAGGCCAAGCTGGGCAGCAAGGCAGACCAGGCGATGCGTGCCATCATTCCGGCACGCGCGCTGAGTGAAGTGGCGCGCATTGCCACCGATGACAAAGACAACATCAGCATGGTGATGCCCCCGGGCCGCGGCCAGGTGATCTTCAGCATGAAGAATGCCGAGCTGCGCTGCCAACTGGTGGAAGGCGCCTTCCCTGAGATCCAACAGATCGTGCCGACCAGCTTCAAGACGCGCACCGTGGTTGCCACGGATGCCTTTTTGAAGGCGGCGCGCCAGGCGGAGATCTTCGCCCGCGAAAGCTCGCACATCACACGGTTAGACATCAAGCCGGGCGAGGGCAATTCGCCGGGGGTGGTGGACATCTCGGCGACTGCCGAGGAAACCGGCTCCAACGACAGCAAGGTGGACGCCACAGTGGAAGGCAATTCGGTCTTGATCGCCTTCAACGTGCGTTACCTGCGCGAAGCGCTGGAAGCCATGAAGGCCCCCAACGTGGCGCTGGAAACCACCGCCGCGGCCGCCCCGGGGGTGTTGCGCCCGATGGGCAATGATGATTTTCTGCATGTCATCATGCCCATGCATCTGGGCAAATAA
- a CDS encoding Glu/Leu/Phe/Val dehydrogenase, whose amino-acid sequence MSETTNAFSIAQAQFDNVASMLHLDADVAEQLRWPRREFKFQIPVRMDDGSQKVFFGYRVQHNDSRGPTKGGIRFHQSETMDTVRALAMWMTWKCAVADIPLGGAKGGVAVDSSSLSVREKENLCRGWVGQIHHNLGPRVDVPAPDVGTTPQMMGWMMDEYSKLAGQYTPGVITGKPVGGGGSKGRKEATGYGVIYNVREAMKHLKIDPSKTSAAIQGFGNVAQFAGRGFSEVLGGKVVCVSYWDREEKASLSVISKKGLDIQFLQNITDEYGSINKAKAQEAGYTISDGGDWISQDVDVLIPAALEGQINGESAKHISDAVKIVAEGANGPTTLEGDDELQKREIFVIPDFLCNSGGVTVSYFEGVQNDMNYYWSQEEVIQRLDMKMTEAFGKVLKMSLNEKVRMRDAAYMVAISSVVEAMQLRGWL is encoded by the coding sequence ATGTCCGAAACAACAAACGCATTTAGCATCGCCCAGGCTCAGTTTGATAACGTGGCCAGCATGCTGCATCTGGATGCCGATGTGGCTGAGCAGTTGCGTTGGCCGCGCCGCGAGTTCAAGTTCCAAATTCCGGTGCGTATGGACGATGGCAGCCAGAAGGTGTTCTTTGGCTATCGCGTTCAGCACAACGACTCGCGCGGCCCCACGAAGGGCGGCATTCGCTTCCATCAGTCCGAAACGATGGATACGGTGCGCGCCCTGGCGATGTGGATGACCTGGAAATGTGCCGTAGCGGATATTCCTCTGGGGGGTGCCAAGGGAGGTGTGGCGGTTGACTCATCTTCGCTCTCCGTACGCGAGAAAGAGAACCTGTGCCGCGGCTGGGTCGGGCAGATCCATCACAACCTCGGCCCGCGCGTCGACGTGCCCGCCCCGGATGTGGGCACCACCCCGCAAATGATGGGCTGGATGATGGATGAGTACTCCAAGCTGGCCGGCCAATACACCCCCGGTGTCATCACCGGCAAACCGGTAGGCGGCGGCGGCTCCAAGGGCCGCAAGGAAGCCACCGGCTATGGTGTGATCTATAACGTGCGCGAAGCGATGAAGCACCTCAAGATCGATCCGAGCAAGACCAGCGCGGCGATTCAGGGTTTTGGCAACGTGGCCCAATTTGCTGGGCGCGGCTTCTCCGAAGTGTTGGGTGGCAAAGTGGTGTGTGTTTCGTATTGGGATCGCGAAGAGAAGGCCTCGCTGAGTGTGATCAGCAAGAAGGGGCTGGATATCCAGTTCCTGCAGAACATCACTGACGAGTATGGCTCGATCAACAAAGCCAAAGCGCAGGAAGCTGGCTACACCATCAGCGATGGGGGCGACTGGATCTCGCAAGATGTAGACGTGCTCATCCCCGCGGCACTAGAAGGCCAGATCAACGGCGAGAGCGCCAAGCACATCAGTGATGCGGTCAAGATCGTAGCTGAGGGCGCCAATGGCCCCACCACTTTGGAAGGCGATGATGAGTTGCAGAAGCGCGAGATCTTCGTGATCCCGGATTTCTTGTGCAACAGTGGTGGCGTTACCGTCTCGTACTTTGAGGGCGTGCAGAACGACATGAACTACTACTGGTCGCAGGAAGAAGTCATCCAGCGTCTGGATATGAAGATGACCGAAGCCTTCGGCAAAGTGCTCAAGATGTCACTCAATGAGAAGGTGCGCATGCGCGATGCCGCCTACATGGTAGCGATCAGCTCGGTAGTCGAGGCCATGCAGCTGCGCGGCTGGCTGTAG
- a CDS encoding MOSC domain-containing protein, whose amino-acid sequence MADLVGWVAALAVTAGELPGTAVERLELQLDGAVGDKHFGPTMKANRAQAPYPKGTQVRNVRQLSIVSAEELAEVAQRLALPVIEPTWIGANLMLAGVPELTQLPGGSRVYFEGGAGLVIEGENMPCVIAGGSLAAQTPGREELRTLFPKHALGKRGLVAWVEKAGVIQRGEQVTVRLAHDVRR is encoded by the coding sequence ATGGCCGACCTTGTGGGCTGGGTGGCCGCGCTGGCGGTTACCGCCGGCGAGCTTCCCGGCACTGCGGTTGAGCGTCTGGAGCTGCAACTGGATGGCGCGGTAGGCGACAAGCATTTTGGGCCGACGATGAAGGCCAATCGCGCCCAGGCGCCCTATCCCAAGGGCACCCAGGTGCGCAACGTGCGCCAGCTTTCCATCGTCTCCGCCGAAGAGTTGGCTGAAGTAGCCCAGCGGTTGGCGCTGCCAGTCATCGAACCCACCTGGATCGGCGCCAACCTGATGTTGGCCGGGGTGCCGGAGCTGACCCAGTTGCCGGGCGGCAGCCGCGTGTACTTTGAAGGCGGGGCCGGCCTGGTGATCGAGGGCGAGAATATGCCCTGTGTGATCGCCGGTGGCAGCCTGGCAGCGCAAACGCCCGGCCGCGAGGAGCTGCGCACGCTGTTTCCCAAGCATGCCCTCGGCAAACGCGGCCTGGTGGCCTGGGTCGAGAAGGCTGGCGTGATCCAGCGCGGCGAGCAGGTGACCGTGCGCCTGGCACACGACGTGCGCCGCTAG